A DNA window from Niabella yanshanensis contains the following coding sequences:
- a CDS encoding sugar transferase has protein sequence MQSDIYFSNTQRLPPLKTNGLSQTVGIAYIGNTFFDEIVEGEGYLNYRIDRYDSVIDFNNQLSNSSMVDLPYALLIEMYNDDELRVFNQVKAIRENALTSGIIVILLSSSNKTELHQKALEAKANDIYFKPFNAALIFERISFLIRFKLLKPHDSGKLSVKATEYKMPLGKRLFDIFVSSVLLLLLCPLFILIAVLIKLESRGPVVYKSKRAGSGYKIFDFYKFRSMVADADKKLAKLSQTNNQYASGEEGGQKAFVKILNDPRITRFGNFLRKTSIDELPQLINVLKGDMSIVGNRPLPLYEAEQLTSDEFAMRFLGPAGITGLWQISKRGKAEMSESERKLLDNTYAKDGSFLMDLKIIFKTIPAMLQKEKV, from the coding sequence ATGCAGTCAGATATTTACTTTTCGAACACACAAAGATTACCGCCTCTGAAAACTAACGGACTAAGCCAGACTGTAGGGATTGCCTACATAGGAAATACGTTTTTTGATGAAATTGTTGAAGGCGAGGGTTATCTTAATTATCGCATTGACAGGTATGATAGTGTAATTGATTTTAATAATCAATTATCTAATTCGTCGATGGTCGACTTACCTTATGCATTGTTAATAGAAATGTATAACGATGATGAGTTGCGTGTTTTCAACCAGGTTAAAGCTATCAGGGAAAATGCATTAACTTCAGGCATTATCGTGATTTTATTGTCCTCTTCCAATAAAACTGAACTTCATCAGAAAGCGCTTGAGGCCAAAGCCAATGATATCTATTTTAAGCCATTTAACGCCGCATTGATATTTGAGCGAATCAGTTTTTTGATCCGATTCAAATTATTAAAGCCTCATGATTCCGGCAAGTTGTCGGTTAAAGCCACCGAGTATAAGATGCCGTTAGGAAAAAGACTTTTCGATATTTTTGTTTCGTCGGTGCTACTGCTGTTATTATGTCCGCTGTTTATTTTAATTGCGGTTTTGATAAAGCTGGAAAGCAGGGGCCCTGTGGTATATAAAAGCAAAAGGGCGGGGAGCGGATATAAAATATTTGATTTTTACAAGTTTCGGTCCATGGTGGCGGATGCAGATAAGAAGCTTGCCAAGCTCAGTCAAACCAATAATCAATATGCATCGGGCGAAGAAGGTGGTCAGAAAGCGTTTGTCAAAATATTAAATGATCCACGAATTACAAGATTCGGAAACTTTTTGCGTAAGACGAGTATAGACGAATTACCCCAGCTTATCAATGTTCTAAAAGGTGATATGTCTATTGTTGGCAACCGGCCTTTGCCACTGTACGAGGCCGAGCAATTGACCTCTGATGAGTTTGCGATGCGGTTTCTCGGGCCCGCCGGGATCACCGGCCTCTGGCAGATCAGCAAAAGGGGTAAGGCCGAGATGTCTGAAAGTGAACGTAAACTACTGGATAATACATATGCGAAGGATGGTTCTTTTTTAATGGATCTAAAAATTATTTTTAAGACTATACCCGCTATGTTGCAAAAAGAAAAAGTATAA
- a CDS encoding response regulator — protein MHKKTILIVDDEPTILKLLEFVLAKDYSTVLKSNGYEAIQWLEESNKPDLIILDINMPYFNGPEFLKSIKISGIFSKIPVIVLTGTSDTKMLETQLPFPVNEIFQKPFNPTKLKDAVRYLLFEHTKITASEN, from the coding sequence ATGCATAAAAAAACTATACTTATAGTCGATGATGAGCCCACCATTTTAAAGCTCCTGGAGTTTGTTTTAGCAAAGGATTATAGTACTGTTTTGAAAAGCAATGGATATGAAGCCATACAATGGCTCGAAGAGAGTAACAAACCTGATTTGATAATATTGGATATTAATATGCCGTATTTTAACGGTCCTGAGTTTCTTAAGTCTATAAAAATCAGTGGAATATTTTCAAAAATTCCTGTAATAGTGCTTACGGGCACATCAGATACAAAAATGCTGGAAACTCAATTACCATTTCCTGTAAATGAAATTTTTCAAAAACCCTTTAATCCAACCAAGTTGAAAGATGCAGTCAGATATTTACTTTTCGAACACACAAAGATTACCGCCTCTGAAAACTAA
- a CDS encoding non-ribosomal peptide synthetase: MSHSNLNTRVPVDFDPFDGDIIQKVVPCTESQKEVFASCLLGGEDANLAYNLSMSLHFTGELNTVLLKECAREVVKRHESLRASFSDDGSKMIIYENQDILFDYYDLTSETAAQQQKELEAYLWKDASTTFDIIHGPLIRFALFQLNDKQYSFVITVHHLVCDGWSLSILLEDLSRFYNAKIKGTPLPVEAAEFSKYAVENILFEQTSAYKDIVQYWKKEYEGTVPVFEIPPDFPRPPVRTYKGRRDDYILPAALADQVKETGVKYGASFVSILMAAFEVLLQKYTGHEDIVIGLPTSGQAATENFTLVGHCVNLLPLRSNPLPETRFADYLHLRKSKLLQDYEKQRFTFGSFLKELKMQRDLSRMPLAPVSLNIDLGIDLQVGFEGLEYKLIHNKRVSETYELFLNIADHKEGYELQWSYNTQLYSASTIKGLMEKYSFLLSQIVENPEKKIIDLKLQSEQSLTNYWTNWNGSNDIRYKGETLAGLINDSSLVNAEKTALEFKGVVYTYREISDLSNKMAHSLIEKGVQKGVVVGVAMDRSVDLVLSLLAVVKAGGVFVPLDPQYARERIEYMLENSGAEILLTSTRYKSRFTTGALEVLVEDIRSDLSEYPATLPNVVINPDSLVYILYTSGSTGRPKGVMIANKSLVNYISWAVAYYLKGKPGAFPLYTSISFDLTITSIFSPLVSGSLLKIYEEEEPVTMLEKIFADDQINVVKLTPSHLKLVKDSHAIRSRLPAQFITLIVGGEELETSVSKEVHELFNGNVLICNEYGPTEATVGCMIYDYTVADQLSAVPIGVPISNANIYLLDSALNLVPKGITGEIYIGGVCVAEGYYKNEALTRERFLPDPFVANGRMYKTGDNAVMLNNDVLLFKGRIDDQVKLRGYRIELGEIDYHLSTISGIKNVVTVVRSDSPGNEYLASYVVLKEKVEDEAQVKQVWREILRNKLPDYMVPGIFVIVDELPLTQNGKVDKKRLPAPEMQAHKYVAPQTNEELLLAEIWKDVFGKEEIGLYDNFFELGGHSLLAVRVTRMLEKRTGIGLPLTTLFRYPVLQYFAAELANTRSQSTDKEPVTEWYLQDEEIFTETFPATEPQLEIWQNCIIGGDEINVSYNVAHAEYLNGNVNMKALENAFQEMMRRHELLRATFSSDGAEVYLKRNAPLPLFTTDISALKPEEQEAFVGDFLKKEYEKPFDLEHDILFRVSLVKLSDTKHLLLFVIHHLICDGGSFDVIIREVSQLYNGFQLGHLPELDKAVKFSSYALHEQKRYRSERYARDQAYWISKFDGDIPEAVDLASKYPDPGQRTFKSAVDAYMLSASETEAVEKLAANGNTTLTILLRTLFEVFIYKQTGQKDFVIGLPATDHLSVSGYTLIGHTINMLPVRTLVSSGQSFRSFLERRRAEMLSDFDHQKVTFGSVLKKVKFNRAAKNKFISVSFGSQFEKVDKNFSFIDIEHETAFITEERSSLEFYIDTYKRDGLIYFQIYYQSDLFDATDIQSLMNSFRNVINQVTANPGLRISNISLANRESLFTRSLASNGEQILEKTIIDLFRESVLAFPKHVAVRLEDQALTYEELNSASNRLAHYLLSRGLQANDRVAIILERGIDIIVSIVAVLKCGAAYIPIDPNYPGERVTFLVEDADAQFMISSGAGTEFSNGKAIGVDLATIEVELNKGVITDPEINYGSDTLAYILYTSGSTGKPKGAMVTHRNLVHFLRGMQDAFQITDRDKFLSVSSISFDASCFDNYLCLVNGAELVLTGNETVKDGQLLLEEVLKRNISIILATPITFKLMLTADWSRRIPVKLLSAGETLLPSLAKELLPRCQALYNVYGPTETTVICTLTRIMSDERITIGAPILDTPVYILDENLKEVAEGEMGEIYIGGEGVSKGYWQRADLTATRFVRDPFANIAGAKMYKSGDLGRFKKNGEIKYEGRIDNQVKIRGFRIELGEIEYHLSRLNNVKDVVATVLEDHTGEKAIVAYIIPQIDEENGTGEFSKETIVNWGHELRVNLPYFMVPSYWVKKKVFPLSPNGKVDVKQITPPDFQKRKQAAVGDAPAQPQAAISQVEQKIMTIWEEELGINGLTTEDNFFELGGHSMIAVKVMNRISREMGVRFPIATLFQHPTIVSIAKLINADATVEQKILVEIKKSGSKPPIYLIHGGALNILLYKNLEPFLSDDQPLYGIQALGLDGDTAHLDSIETISARYLKEILVHNAEGPYIIIGYSYGGVVAYEMARQLMAMGKKVKMLGILDTNVGGREAPANKTQKIFQTLQRQSKKALFIGANLFRSPKEVILYQWSFLKYKVFKNYVETEDEKIYDYGENVIEAYTRAFCNYRMKPLDVRVHLFRVQDRIYFLDDPVYLGWRNYTKDVIVYDVSGDHKTFLLPPHNKSLVTTIEKALENTK, from the coding sequence ATGAGTCATTCTAATTTAAACACCAGGGTTCCTGTTGATTTTGATCCATTTGATGGAGATATAATACAAAAAGTAGTTCCATGCACCGAATCACAAAAGGAGGTGTTTGCATCCTGCCTGTTAGGAGGTGAAGATGCCAACCTGGCCTACAACCTGTCGATGTCTTTGCATTTCACCGGCGAATTGAATACCGTTCTGCTTAAAGAGTGTGCCCGGGAAGTTGTTAAAAGGCATGAGTCTTTAAGGGCATCTTTCAGTGACGATGGAAGTAAAATGATCATTTATGAAAATCAGGACATCCTTTTCGATTACTATGATCTGACATCGGAAACTGCAGCGCAACAACAGAAAGAACTGGAAGCGTACTTATGGAAGGATGCGTCCACAACCTTCGACATCATACACGGACCTCTCATCCGCTTTGCTCTGTTTCAACTGAATGATAAACAGTACAGCTTTGTTATAACGGTACATCACCTGGTTTGCGATGGATGGTCTTTAAGTATTTTGCTGGAAGACCTAAGCCGGTTTTACAACGCAAAAATCAAAGGCACACCATTACCTGTTGAAGCCGCGGAGTTTAGTAAATACGCGGTGGAAAACATTTTATTTGAACAAACATCCGCTTATAAAGATATTGTACAATACTGGAAAAAGGAATACGAAGGCACGGTTCCTGTCTTTGAGATACCGCCTGATTTTCCACGGCCACCGGTAAGAACTTATAAAGGACGAAGGGATGATTATATACTGCCGGCTGCTTTAGCTGATCAGGTTAAGGAAACCGGAGTTAAGTATGGGGCAAGCTTCGTAAGCATATTAATGGCTGCTTTTGAAGTACTGCTGCAGAAATATACAGGCCATGAAGACATCGTGATCGGCCTTCCAACTTCAGGACAGGCCGCTACCGAAAACTTCACGCTCGTTGGTCATTGCGTCAACCTGTTGCCCCTGCGAAGCAATCCGCTGCCCGAAACCAGGTTTGCAGATTACCTGCATTTACGTAAATCAAAACTGCTTCAGGATTATGAGAAACAACGGTTCACATTTGGCTCATTTCTGAAGGAACTGAAGATGCAACGGGATTTATCGCGTATGCCCCTGGCACCGGTTTCTTTAAATATCGACCTGGGTATAGATCTTCAGGTGGGATTTGAGGGGCTGGAATATAAACTGATTCATAACAAGAGGGTTTCTGAAACCTATGAGCTGTTTCTCAATATAGCCGATCATAAAGAGGGGTACGAGTTGCAGTGGTCGTATAACACGCAGCTATACAGTGCATCAACCATTAAAGGTTTGATGGAAAAGTATTCATTTTTGCTTTCACAGATAGTAGAAAATCCTGAAAAAAAAATAATTGATCTAAAACTCCAGAGTGAGCAATCGTTGACCAACTACTGGACCAATTGGAATGGTAGTAATGATATCCGGTATAAAGGCGAAACGCTTGCCGGGCTGATTAACGATTCTTCTTTAGTCAACGCAGAAAAAACAGCATTGGAGTTTAAAGGAGTGGTTTACACCTACCGTGAAATTAGCGACCTGTCTAATAAAATGGCGCATTCCCTTATAGAAAAGGGTGTACAAAAGGGTGTGGTTGTAGGTGTGGCGATGGATAGAAGCGTTGATCTTGTACTCTCACTACTGGCGGTAGTTAAAGCCGGGGGCGTTTTTGTGCCACTCGATCCGCAGTATGCGCGGGAACGCATAGAGTATATGCTGGAAAACTCAGGGGCCGAAATATTACTTACTTCAACCCGGTATAAAAGCAGGTTTACCACTGGTGCGCTTGAAGTGTTAGTAGAAGATATCAGGTCTGATCTGTCGGAATATCCCGCTACGCTGCCCAATGTTGTGATTAACCCCGACAGTCTTGTGTATATATTATATACTTCCGGATCTACCGGGCGACCCAAAGGTGTCATGATCGCCAATAAATCGTTGGTGAATTATATAAGCTGGGCGGTAGCATACTACCTGAAGGGGAAGCCGGGCGCCTTCCCTTTATACACATCCATTTCGTTCGACCTCACTATTACCTCTATTTTTTCACCCCTGGTATCCGGAAGCCTTCTGAAGATTTACGAAGAAGAGGAGCCTGTGACGATGCTGGAAAAAATATTTGCCGACGATCAGATCAACGTGGTCAAACTTACCCCTTCGCATCTGAAACTTGTAAAAGACAGCCATGCGATACGCAGCCGGTTACCGGCGCAGTTTATCACTTTAATAGTGGGAGGGGAGGAACTGGAAACTTCCGTGTCGAAGGAGGTGCACGAATTATTTAATGGCAATGTGCTTATCTGCAACGAATATGGTCCCACAGAAGCTACTGTTGGCTGTATGATTTATGATTATACTGTTGCGGATCAATTGTCGGCTGTGCCTATTGGTGTACCTATATCCAATGCCAATATTTATCTTTTAGACAGCGCTTTAAACCTGGTACCGAAAGGCATTACGGGTGAAATTTATATCGGGGGTGTTTGTGTAGCCGAAGGGTATTACAAAAATGAAGCATTAACCCGTGAGCGTTTCCTGCCGGATCCGTTTGTAGCGAACGGAAGAATGTATAAGACCGGCGATAATGCCGTTATGTTGAATAACGATGTATTGTTGTTTAAAGGACGAATTGACGACCAGGTAAAGTTAAGAGGATATCGCATAGAGTTAGGAGAGATCGATTATCACCTGTCAACCATTAGTGGGATAAAGAACGTGGTAACCGTTGTGAGGAGCGATAGCCCCGGCAACGAATATCTGGCATCTTACGTGGTTTTAAAAGAAAAGGTAGAAGACGAAGCCCAAGTGAAGCAGGTATGGAGGGAAATACTCCGGAACAAACTTCCGGATTATATGGTGCCCGGCATTTTCGTAATCGTAGACGAACTGCCGTTAACACAAAATGGAAAAGTTGACAAAAAGCGCCTTCCCGCTCCGGAAATGCAGGCGCATAAATATGTTGCACCTCAAACAAACGAAGAGTTACTGCTGGCAGAGATATGGAAGGATGTATTTGGAAAAGAGGAAATCGGTCTTTATGATAATTTCTTTGAACTAGGGGGGCATTCTTTGCTGGCTGTTCGCGTTACACGGATGCTCGAAAAACGTACCGGCATCGGCCTGCCGCTTACAACCCTTTTCCGGTATCCCGTATTACAATATTTTGCCGCGGAACTGGCAAACACTCGATCCCAATCGACCGATAAAGAGCCGGTGACTGAATGGTATTTACAGGATGAGGAAATTTTCACTGAAACTTTTCCTGCAACTGAGCCCCAATTAGAAATCTGGCAAAATTGTATAATTGGCGGCGATGAAATTAATGTTTCGTATAATGTTGCGCATGCCGAATATCTTAACGGCAATGTAAACATGAAGGCCCTGGAAAATGCTTTTCAGGAAATGATGCGTCGGCACGAGTTGCTTCGTGCTACATTCAGTTCAGATGGGGCAGAAGTGTACTTAAAACGGAATGCACCGTTACCTTTATTTACAACAGACATATCGGCCCTGAAGCCCGAGGAGCAGGAAGCTTTCGTAGGAGATTTTTTAAAAAAGGAATATGAAAAGCCCTTTGATCTGGAGCACGATATCCTTTTCAGGGTCAGCCTGGTAAAATTGTCTGATACAAAACACCTGCTGCTTTTCGTAATTCATCATCTGATTTGCGACGGTGGTTCGTTCGACGTGATCATAAGGGAAGTCAGCCAATTATATAACGGGTTTCAGTTGGGGCACCTGCCTGAGCTGGATAAGGCAGTAAAATTCAGCAGCTACGCGTTGCATGAACAGAAACGTTACCGGAGCGAGCGGTATGCGCGCGACCAGGCTTACTGGATTTCCAAATTCGACGGGGATATCCCGGAAGCAGTGGACTTAGCATCTAAGTACCCCGATCCCGGTCAACGAACCTTTAAAAGTGCTGTTGATGCTTATATGCTGTCCGCATCCGAGACGGAAGCAGTCGAGAAACTCGCTGCAAACGGGAACACAACCCTTACCATTCTGCTGAGAACCTTGTTTGAAGTGTTTATTTATAAACAGACAGGTCAGAAAGATTTTGTTATAGGGCTTCCGGCTACCGATCACCTTTCCGTGTCAGGTTATACTTTAATAGGGCATACGATCAATATGCTTCCGGTTAGAACGCTGGTTAGCAGCGGGCAATCGTTCCGCAGTTTTTTAGAGCGGAGACGTGCGGAAATGTTGAGCGATTTTGATCATCAGAAAGTGACGTTTGGGTCAGTATTGAAGAAGGTTAAATTCAATCGTGCGGCAAAAAATAAATTTATATCAGTAAGTTTCGGCAGCCAGTTCGAAAAAGTGGATAAAAACTTTTCATTTATTGATATTGAGCATGAGACTGCATTCATCACCGAGGAACGCAGTAGTCTGGAATTTTATATTGATACCTACAAGAGAGACGGGCTTATTTATTTCCAGATCTATTACCAGTCTGATTTGTTCGATGCTACTGATATCCAGAGCCTGATGAACTCTTTCCGGAATGTGATCAACCAGGTTACGGCAAATCCCGGGCTGCGCATCAGTAATATATCCCTTGCCAACCGGGAAAGCCTGTTCACGCGGTCACTCGCCTCGAATGGTGAACAGATCCTGGAAAAAACAATTATAGATTTATTCCGGGAGTCGGTGCTGGCTTTTCCAAAGCATGTGGCAGTTCGACTCGAAGATCAGGCATTGACTTACGAGGAACTCAATTCGGCATCTAACCGGCTCGCGCATTACCTGCTCAGCCGCGGGCTCCAGGCAAACGATCGTGTGGCGATTATATTAGAACGGGGTATCGATATCATCGTATCGATTGTGGCGGTGTTAAAATGTGGTGCAGCTTATATTCCTATCGATCCTAACTATCCTGGAGAAAGGGTTACATTCCTGGTAGAAGATGCAGATGCCCAGTTCATGATCAGCTCGGGAGCTGGTACTGAATTTTCTAACGGGAAGGCCATCGGGGTTGATCTGGCCACCATTGAGGTTGAATTGAACAAGGGTGTTATAACCGATCCGGAAATCAACTACGGGTCGGATACATTAGCTTATATTTTATATACATCCGGTTCAACCGGAAAGCCTAAAGGCGCCATGGTAACTCACCGCAACCTGGTGCATTTTCTGAGAGGAATGCAAGATGCATTTCAAATTACCGATCGGGATAAATTCTTATCGGTATCAAGTATTTCTTTTGATGCTTCGTGTTTTGATAATTACTTATGCCTGGTCAATGGTGCCGAGTTGGTATTAACCGGAAATGAAACGGTAAAAGACGGGCAGCTTTTGTTGGAAGAGGTGCTCAAAAGGAATATCAGCATCATTCTGGCCACGCCTATCACGTTTAAGCTGATGCTTACTGCCGATTGGAGCAGGCGCATACCTGTAAAACTGCTTTCTGCCGGGGAAACATTGCTGCCTTCTTTGGCCAAAGAGCTTTTGCCCAGATGCCAGGCATTATATAACGTATATGGCCCCACAGAAACTACAGTGATCTGTACATTAACCAGAATTATGAGTGACGAAAGAATCACGATTGGCGCACCTATTCTTGATACGCCTGTTTATATTCTGGATGAAAATCTTAAAGAGGTTGCTGAAGGCGAAATGGGCGAAATATACATAGGTGGTGAGGGGGTGTCTAAGGGATATTGGCAAAGAGCTGATTTAACGGCTACCCGGTTTGTAAGAGATCCTTTCGCGAATATTGCCGGCGCGAAAATGTATAAAAGCGGGGATCTGGGCCGCTTTAAGAAGAATGGCGAAATAAAATATGAGGGAAGAATCGATAACCAGGTGAAAATAAGGGGCTTCCGAATAGAACTCGGTGAAATAGAGTACCACCTGTCGCGTCTCAATAATGTAAAGGACGTTGTTGCTACTGTTCTTGAAGATCATACAGGAGAAAAAGCTATAGTAGCCTATATTATCCCCCAAATTGATGAAGAGAACGGAACCGGTGAATTTTCGAAAGAGACGATTGTCAACTGGGGTCACGAGCTGAGAGTGAATCTGCCCTATTTCATGGTACCATCGTATTGGGTAAAAAAGAAGGTTTTCCCGCTTAGTCCTAATGGTAAAGTTGATGTTAAACAAATAACGCCCCCTGATTTTCAAAAAAGAAAGCAGGCTGCGGTTGGAGATGCTCCTGCCCAACCTCAGGCTGCAATTAGCCAGGTTGAGCAAAAAATAATGACAATTTGGGAAGAAGAGCTGGGTATTAACGGTTTAACTACCGAAGATAACTTCTTTGAGCTGGGTGGACATTCTATGATAGCGGTTAAAGTAATGAACCGGATTAGCAGAGAGATGGGAGTGCGGTTCCCTATTGCTACACTATTTCAACATCCCACCATCGTCTCTATCGCAAAGCTTATAAATGCCGATGCTACTGTCGAACAAAAAATACTGGTAGAAATTAAAAAGTCGGGTTCGAAGCCGCCCATTTATCTTATACACGGGGGCGCTTTAAACATTCTTTTATATAAAAATCTAGAACCTTTCCTGAGCGATGATCAACCATTATATGGTATTCAGGCACTGGGGCTGGATGGAGATACAGCGCATCTCGACAGTATCGAAACTATATCTGCAAGATATTTAAAAGAGATTTTAGTACATAACGCTGAGGGGCCGTATATTATTATAGGCTACTCTTACGGAGGAGTGGTAGCCTATGAAATGGCCAGGCAACTGATGGCCATGGGTAAAAAGGTTAAGATGCTTGGCATTCTCGACACCAATGTAGGAGGCCGGGAAGCGCCCGCCAATAAAACACAAAAGATATTTCAAACGCTGCAGCGTCAGTCGAAAAAGGCGCTCTTTATCGGAGCCAATCTTTTCCGGTCGCCTAAAGAGGTGATATTATATCAGTGGTCATTCCTGAAATATAAAGTATTTAAGAACTATGTTGAAACAGAGGACGAAAAGATCTATGATTATGGTGAAAATGTGATCGAGGCTTATACAAGGGCTTTTTGCAACTACAGGATGAAGCCACTTGATGTTCGCGTCCATTTATTCCGGGTTCAGGATCGGATCTATTTTCTTGACGACCCTGTTTATCTGGGCTGGCGGAATTATACAAAAGACGTAATTGTGTACGATGTGAGCGGAGATCATAAAACATTTTTGTTACCTCCTCACAATAAAAGCCTGGTAACTACGATAGAAAAGGCATTGGAGAACACCAAATAG